The genomic interval CATCCACCAGTCTGTCCTTTTTTTACCTATACGAGCCGGCAGTTCGCCAAAACTCATTTTTACCACATAATAACTCATGCCCGCAAAAATTAAAACGATCAACAGCGCAAAAATACAGGAAGCCCAAATCTTACCGGCGAGGACACCTGCGATCATAATCGTAAACTCACTGAGAAAAATACTAAATGGCGGTGCACCTGCTATCGCTAAACCGGCGAGCAAAAAGACGCCACCTGTAAACGGCATCACCTTCACTACCCCTGTAATACGATCCATATACTTAGAATGATATTTCTGTGCGATATTTCCGGCAGAAAAAAACAATACGGACTTCGTCATAGAGTGATTCATCATATGCAAAAAAGCACCGTAAAGACCGATTGTTCCTCCAAGCCCTACTGCAAGTGTTATAATTCCCATATGTTCGACACTAGAAAATGCCAGCATACGTTTTAAATCATGCTGCACCATAATAAACGGTACCGTCACACCAATCGAAAACAAGCCAAAAGCAATGAGATAATCACCGGCACTGCCCTGCAGGGTAACATTTGCAATTGCATAAACACGAAACAATCCATACAACGCTGTATTTAATAAAACACCGGATAATACTGCACTTACCGGCGCAGGTGCTTGACTATGCGCATCCGGAAGCCAAAAATGCATCGGTGCGATTCCTGCTTTCGTCCCAAAACCAATTAAGATGAAAATAAAGCCGATTTCAACCCAGCGAGGATTTAGCCCCTCTGCTAATCGAAAGAGCTGTGTCCATTGCAGTGCCGAAGTGGAGTGT from Massilibacillus massiliensis carries:
- a CDS encoding hydrogenase 4 subunit F, coding for MLVLGLLALPLLTGVCAGLLCKHKFADLLQVIGSLVTLCISVKIAWQVYAGQVLQSFGWFYVDALGAFHIVLIAAVGFAASLYSVGYMRYEVKEGLISRNQLGRYYFFFHFFILTMLFVSSVDNLGLLWVGIELTTLVSAMLVAFYGTRHALEAAWKYLIMGVVGIAFALLGIVFLYLSGLNSIGEHSTSALQWTQLFRLAEGLNPRWVEIGFIFILIGFGTKAGIAPMHFWLPDAHSQAPAPVSAVLSGVLLNTALYGLFRVYAIANVTLQGSAGDYLIAFGLFSIGVTVPFIMVQHDLKRMLAFSSVEHMGIITLAVGLGGTIGLYGAFLHMMNHSMTKSVLFFSAGNIAQKYHSKYMDRITGVVKVMPFTGGVFLLAGLAIAGAPPFSIFLSEFTIMIAGVLAGKIWASCIFALLIVLIFAGMSYYVVKMSFGELPARIGKKRTDWWMRIAMLLPLSLVILFGLYVPEFIERAVYMAAAVLQGGVK